The window ACGGACGTCTTCGATCTCTTCGACCTCGAGGCTGGCCCGACACGGCCCGACGCGGGTGATGGTCTCGAGTGAGGCTGCGAGGGTCGCCGTTTCGACTTTGTCGAGGCTGGTGGCGATGGTCAACTGGCCGTGTGAGGTGCCTCTGGTGCTGGTGATGTCGACGTCGATGCGGCCGACCTTCTGTGACTGACGGAGGTCGCGGAGGTCGAGTTCGTCGCCGAGGAGGCCCTCGGTCTGGCCGAAGATGGCACCGACGACGTCGCTCCGCTCGACCACGCCGTCGGCCGTCACGTTCGCCCTGATGAGATATTTTGACGTGTCTTCCATTGGAGATCCGTCCCGTCTGGGGGACTGCTGGCGCGGACACCGCGCCCGCAAACGCTTTACGTACTAGCTAGTCGTTCGCCGGCAAATACCTGTTGACCGGGAGGTCTGCCGTTCGGGTCGGTACACACGGCTGACCCTGGCGAGGTGCTCGGGTGAGATGACATCGGTGTTCGGGTGGGCCGGCACCGATGCTCGACCGGGTTCGACACTCAACAGGGCGGATAGAAATCGAGCAGCCGATTGCGATCGTGAACGCCTGACGCGAGCCTACTCGAGGCTGATGTCCGAGGATTTCTCGGCCGGTTCGAAGACGACCTCGAGGACGCCGTTGTTGTAGGTCGCCGAGGCGGTGTGTTCGTTGACCCGACGGGGCAGGGAGACGCGCTCGTCGTACTCGCGGTGGTCGCTCCGGGCGGAGATGGTGAGGGTCTTGCCGTCGCACTCGAGTTCGATATTCTGTTTTTCGACGCCTGGAAGGTCAGCGATGACGCGGACTTCGTCGTCTGCGTCGTGGACGTCGACGTGGGTGTCGGTTCCGAAGCCGCTATCGACGGCTCCCCCCGATTCGAAGTCTACGTCGGCCCCACTCATCATCTCGTTCATCATCCGTTCGATCTCTCGAAAGAGGTCATCAAAGGGTTCGTCGCGGTCGTCACGGCGCATACCAGTCGGTAAGGATGGGAGGTGCAAAAAGGTGTTCCTCACGGTCATCGATCGAGAAGCGTTCGGACGTCTCTCCGGAGAGTTCCAACCGATTCTCCGGGACTGCTCTCCGGCGGGTTTACAACGTTTCTACGGGGAACCGGCCGATCTGCAACTGATTTGAGTGGAGAGTCAGTCGGCCGTCTGGGTATCGAGTGAGGGCAGTTTCCGGTCGTCGAGGCGGCCAAAGCCGATGCCGAGGGTCTCGTTCGTGAGCGAGCGACTCTCTGGGCCGGAAAGGTGGCCCGAAATCGCCCGAAGGGCGTCGACGTTCTCGGGGACGACGTCGGATTCCTGGTGGATGGCCTGCATACAGTAGAGGTCGTTGCCCTGTATCGTGACCGACTCCTCCCAGATGCAGTTCTCCCAGATGTCGCCGCGTGGGCGGCCAGCGTCGAGGGCCATATCTTTGAGCGTGCCTGCACCGTCGATGCGGGCGTACTCGGGCACCATGACGGTTCGATCCTGGGCGGCGAGCAGGTCGCGCACGTCTGCTTCGTCGGCGGGCGGGTTCTCGAGGGTGACGTTGATGGTGTGAACGTGCATCATCGTCGTGGGAACCTTGAGGCCGATGGTGTCGATGTCGAGATCCGGGAAGATCGTCTGGACGTCGGGGCCGTGGTGGGAGGGCACCGAGACGGGATCGGGCACCGCGTCGTTGATCGGGCCGCGGTCGGTCTGGTTGGGATCGCCGCCGCGTCGAACCAGCGTGGCTCGAACCTTCTCGATCCCGTAGGCTTCCTC of the Natronosalvus vescus genome contains:
- a CDS encoding Hsp20/alpha crystallin family protein; the encoded protein is MRRDDRDEPFDDLFREIERMMNEMMSGADVDFESGGAVDSGFGTDTHVDVHDADDEVRVIADLPGVEKQNIELECDGKTLTISARSDHREYDERVSLPRRVNEHTASATYNNGVLEVVFEPAEKSSDISLE
- a CDS encoding type II glyceraldehyde-3-phosphate dehydrogenase, translating into MLRVGINGYGTIGKRVADAVRAQPDMEVCGVAKVSPDYVAVNAVEAGYRLFAVDEGRIDAFREIGIDVAGTVDELVAESDVVVDATPSGIGAQNRPLYERHDTPAIFQGGEDATVAEVSFNARVNYDEAEDADYVRVVSCNTTGLSRLVAPLEEAYGIEKVRATLVRRGGDPNQTDRGPINDAVPDPVSVPSHHGPDVQTIFPDLDIDTIGLKVPTTMMHVHTINVTLENPPADEADVRDLLAAQDRTVMVPEYARIDGAGTLKDMALDAGRPRGDIWENCIWEESVTIQGNDLYCMQAIHQESDVVPENVDALRAISGHLSGPESRSLTNETLGIGFGRLDDRKLPSLDTQTAD